From one Melioribacteraceae bacterium genomic stretch:
- a CDS encoding BrnT family toxin: MEKSASFEWDEEKNRLNKEKHNVSFEVAQFAFLDNKRVIAKDLEHSKGEERFYCFGKIGREIVTVRFTYRSKRIRIIGAGYWRKGKKIYEKENKI, translated from the coding sequence TTGGAAAAATCTGCTTCATTTGAGTGGGATGAAGAGAAAAACAGATTAAATAAGGAAAAACACAATGTGTCCTTCGAGGTAGCCCAGTTTGCTTTTCTTGATAATAAAAGAGTTATTGCAAAAGATCTAGAACACAGTAAAGGTGAGGAGCGATTTTATTGCTTTGGGAAAATTGGAAGAGAAATTGTTACTGTCAGATTTACTTATAGAAGTAAAAGAATAAGAATAATCGGTGCAGGTTACTGGAGAAAAGGAAAAAAGATCTATGAAAAAGAAAATAAAATATAG